A genome region from Tolypothrix sp. PCC 7712 includes the following:
- a CDS encoding Uma2 family endonuclease, which translates to MTATLIQSPDRVILRNISWQTYQFLVKDFEQQPAMRLTYDRGLLEIRMPLDPHETYRKLLGRLVEALSEELEIEIRSLGSRTCDREDLGRGLEPDQCYYIQNEQAVWDKEQIDLSQDPPPDLAIEVDITSSSINRLDIYADLGVPEVWRYDGQNLIIYHLENQQYQNCSRSIAFPLLTSSEIERFLNLKKTTKENALIRLFREWVRENLATNE; encoded by the coding sequence ATGACGGCAACATTAATTCAGAGTCCTGATCGGGTGATACTCCGTAATATTAGCTGGCAGACTTATCAGTTTTTAGTCAAAGACTTTGAGCAACAGCCAGCGATGCGGTTAACCTATGACCGGGGTTTATTAGAAATCAGAATGCCGTTAGACCCCCATGAAACTTACAGAAAACTGCTAGGGCGTTTAGTTGAAGCCTTAAGCGAAGAGTTAGAAATTGAAATTCGGAGTTTGGGGTCGAGAACCTGCGATCGCGAAGATTTGGGAAGAGGATTAGAACCAGACCAATGTTACTATATTCAAAATGAACAGGCTGTCTGGGACAAAGAACAAATTGATTTGAGTCAAGATCCACCACCAGATTTAGCGATTGAAGTTGATATTACTAGTAGTTCAATTAATCGACTGGATATTTATGCAGATCTAGGTGTACCTGAAGTATGGCGCTATGATGGACAAAATTTAATCATATATCACTTAGAAAATCAGCAATATCAAAATTGTAGTCGTAGTATCGCTTTTCCATTACTCACTTCATCAGAGATTGAAAGATTTTTAAATTTGAAGAAAACGACTAAAGAAAATGCTCTGATTCGTTTGTTTCGAGAATGGGTAAGAGAAAATTTAGCAACTAATGAGTAG